GAATTGATACAAACTGATCAGGAATACACAAAGCAATGCGAGGGCAATAGGTGCATCGATATTCAGGTAGCGCCCTTTCAGTGCCGACCATGCGGATTTGAAAAAATCAGCTGCACAATAAAAGAGTACCGGCAAGCTCAATGCCAGATTCAGCGAGCCAAACAGTAGCCGCAAATGCTGATCTGAACTGCTTTGACCCAAATGAAAATATTCCGGGAAGCTCAGCATCATGATGTTGCCGAATGCAAAACCTGCGATACCGATCTTATATATACGTACGCGGTTCCACTTCTGTTTTTGCTTTTCTTCCAGGTCGTCAAGGCTGAGGTAAGGTTCGTAACCGATGCGTGTAAGAAGCGTGGCAAGTGCGCTGAGCGAAATGCGGCTGGCTTCAAAAGTGATCCTTACCTTCTTTTCGGGGAAATTCACGACCGAGCTGCGCACGGCCGGATCGAGCCTGTACAAATGTTCGAGCAGCCAGATGCACGAGCTGCAATGCATTTTGGGCAGGTACCAGTTCACTGCGGTCAGCTTCCCGTCTGTGAATTCGATGAGCTTCGAGGAAACTTCCGGGAGGTCGAGGTGGTCAAATTTCCCGTTGTAGAAACCCGGATCCGGCGAAATGCCCTGCGCGCCGCCGATCGTGTAATAGCGACATAAGTCGCTCTCCTTCAACAGGTCATAAACCAGTACGCAGCCTTCGCAGCAGAAAGTATGATCGTCATTGTGAATTACTTCATGCTTACATTCCTCACCGCAATGGTAGCAGGTATGTGAAGTTTGGGTATCTATTTTGGAAAATAAAAAGGTGCTCATCGTCAGAAACTGTTATTCCTTCCTCAAAATTGGTGCGATGAGAGAGGATAACGGATGAGTTGGGTAAGGTAGAAAAATGACTTTTGTCAGAAATCATTTCAGCGGGCAATTAATTTGGCAAAAAAATGCCTAATATCATGTTTCCAGCAGACATTCTGAAACGTTCCCAGACAAGAAAATGAAAACGAAACTGACACTATTATTACTGCTCACGGTGACCATTTGCCGGGCGCAACTGCCCGCTGCGGATGCTTTGAAAACGTCCAAAGGACCATTGAATATCCAGCCGCTCAACCATGCAACGATGGCGCTTACCTGGAACGGGAGAACGATTTACGCAGACCCTTACGGTGGTGCGAAAACGTTTCAGGGCATTGCAGCCCCAGACCTGATCCTGATCACCGACATTCACGGCGACCATTTTGATGCTGCTACACTGGGCGAGCTGGATCTTGGAAAAGCGATTATTGTAGCCCCGCCGGCGGTTATTGAAAAAATGTCTGATAAAATGAAGGAAAAAGCCGTACCGGTCGCAAACGGTCAAACTATCAGCAAACTGGATATTTCGATCACAGCTATACCGATGTACAACCTGCCCGAATCGGCGGAATCGCGGCATCCGAAGGGAAGGGGGAATGGGTATGTGCTGAAATTCGGTGACAAAAGCGTGTATATCAGCGGCGACACCTCGGGTATTCCTGAAATGCGGGCGCTAAAAAATATCGATGCCGCATTCGTTTGCATGAATTTGCCGTATACCATGGATATCAAGGAAGCTTCTTCGGCTGTACTCGATTTCAAACCAAAGATCGTTTATCCTTATCACTACCGCGGCCAGAACGGACTGAGCGATACTGAGGCATTCAAAAAAATAGTGAATGAAGGCGATAAGGCGATCGATGTGCGGCTGAGGGATTGGTATTCTATTAAATAGTGGATGAGGCGTAGTGTTTGCTTCGCGTCTCCTCAATTATTTCTGATCCCGGCTAACTAAAACGGCCTCCCTGGTTTCAGGAAGGCCGTTTTAGTTAGCCGGACGTTTTTTACTTCCGCTGTAAAACCTGCGGCAGGCCGGTTTTTCTGGTGGAGGCTGCTGCGGCATTGATACCCAGATTTTTCATAATATCAGAGGTCAGGTTGTTCGTGGAATCTTTTGCGTAAAGCACAACCGGCCAGATATCGCCGCCATTCGGGTTCAGGTCCATTCGCAGCAGGAATGCATACCCGTTTTGTCTGCCTGCGAAAACGATCGCCTCGTTCACTTTTTGTTTAATCGGTTCAAATTTTTTGGAATAGTATGACCGAAGCTCGTTCATCGAGCTGGCTTCGAAATCTTCATACGACTTTTTCAGATTTTCCAGTTCCAAAGCCTTGTCGCGCAGGATCGCCTGGTCTGCGCTGGATGAGGCCAGCTTTTCCAATGCGTCAGATTTAACTTTGAATTCGTCATACTTACTTTTCAGGATCTTGTCGTATTGTTCCCCTTTCACCACGATTTCCTGGTTCAGTTTTTTGAATTCGGGCATGTTTTCAAGAATGTGCTGCTGGTCAACGTAACCTATTTTCTGGTCATTGGTCTGCCCGAAGGCGTTCGTGATACAAAAAAACAGACAGGCGGAAAGTACAGTTAATGCTTTCATTATGATTGCGTTGTTTGGTAAAAGTTAGAACATACAGCAATAACGGTATTTTTAGTTATGGTATTGGGTTAAAAAATGTTAAAATCTCCCAGGCTGATTTTTACCTGATTTTCCCAACTAAAATCGGCGGATTCGTGTTGAAATGAGTATCGAACTCCGTTACTCATGATGAAATCTTACTGGCCTGAAAAGCACACCACCCCGGTTTTAAAGAAAAACCAACCCGACGATTCTTATAAATTCCAACCGTTGCCCAGTCCTGTGGGCGAATATCCTTACCACCTTCCGCTCAAAAATGTATTACCAGAGGTGGATCCCGATAAACTTGTTTTTCACATGCTGGGAGACACCGGCAGTGTCTACAACCCTGATTTTCAGAAGCTGGTTGTTGCCGAGATGGTCAAGCAGTATGAGGCTCAGGACGATACCGAAGACAAGCCGCGGTTCCTGTATCATTTGGGGGACATTGTTTACAATTTTGGGGAAGCGAGCCAGTATCACCGGCAGTTTTTTGAGCCTTTTCAGAAATATCCCGGTCCTATTTTCGCGATTCCGGGAAACCATGACAGTGATGTAAATCCTTATGGGAGAACTCCTTATAAGAGCCTGGAGCCATTTTCAGCAGTGTTCTGCACGGCTGAATCACAAACGGTTGCATTCAGTAATAACGCAGTACGGAAGAGTATGGTGCAGCCCAATGTGTACTGGACGCTGGTAACACCCCTGGCGAATATCATCGGCATGTATGGAAACGTGACGAAATTCGGCCTGATCACACCCGAACAGCGAAGCTGGCTGATTGACGAGCTGAAAGCTGCGGACCGGCAGCGGCCTGACAAGGCGATCATTTTGTGCATTCACCACGCGCCCTATTCAGCGGATGTCAACCACGGATCAAGCCTATATATGATCGATTTTCTGGATAAGGCATTTGAAGAAGCAGGTGTACGTCCCGACGTGGTTTTCAGCGGGCACGTCCACAATTACCAGCGGTTTTCCAAAACGTACCCCGACGGCAGGAATGTCCCGTTTGTAGTGGCAGGGGGTGGCGGTTATGATGAGCTGCATCCGGTAGCTACTACATTTGACCCGCGGTTTACATCAGAAAATGCACTATTTGACGGAGTAACCCTGGAAAATCACTGTGACACCAAGCACGGTTTTCTCAAAGTGACAGTTGAGAAAAAGGAACGTGGTATAGAGATCAGGGCGGGGTTTTACACGTTGCCTCACGAAAAGCGCAGCAGGCCGGGTATTAACGCCGACCTGGCTGATCACTTTTCCCTGATGGTATGAGTTTACGATTTATTGCTGGAACTTGATTTTAGTGACCGACATCAAAGGTTCGATCGCCTGTGCATTGTCATTTTTAAATACAAAATACAGGTCGTGTTTGCCTTTGGTCGGCTCGATTTTCACAACTACCGGCTTGCGAACCGGGCGCGTGAAAGTCTTCGGTTTTTCACCAGGTTGCAGGTTTTTATTTTGGTTTTCGAGATCGGCCATGATTTTCGCCATATTCAGTTCGGGCGCAACTTCCACCTCCTCTTTGCCAAGCAAAGTACCGGTTGGGCTGTCGAGCCTTACTTCAATGGTCCCACCAACGGCGCCCTCCCGTTTCTGAGCCGCAGCCGCAAATTCAAGCTTATCGATTCCGGTGAGGTCGATTTCCTTGAAAGTCATGAAACTGTTGGCAAAAGCCATCGCCAGAAACCCTGCGCCCTGGGAACCAATCGCTTTCATTTCCGCTCCTTTCACTGTGGCTGCATCGGAAACGGTCAGCTCGGGATTTCTTAAAATGATCATTTCTTCCGTAGTCTGTGCCGGTACTGCCTTGCTGCCGCTTACAGCTCTGTCGGTAAATGCCGCCCGGATAAGCAGGGTACCTTTTCCATTGTCACGTGCGGGAATTTTGGGGGTGTATTCTCCTTTTACCGGTAACGTGCTCAAAGTTTTGTCGGTGCTGTTGAGGATGTATTTCACGATGACCTCTGCGTCGGCTACCGGCAAGGCAGGGTGGGCGGCCATTGCTACTTCGCCCCAAACGCCGGAACCGCCTTCGAGTACTTTTTTCACAAGCATTTCGGTCACGCCCGGTTTGCCTTTGTATTTGTTCGAAATGTCAGCGAAGGAAGGGCCTATGGATTTGGTGTTTGGCTGATGGCATACTTTACAATCACTTTTGCCAATAAGTACCTGTGCCACTGCGAACTGCGTTGAGGCATCCACGCTCCGCTGGCCCTGGATTACCTCGGCATAATCAAATCCTTCGGATGCGTAATCGATGCTTACAGCTACCTGGTCAGGACTGATCTTGCCGTCGGAAAGGCTGCCGTCTTCCTTGTCGGCGACGTCGATGCTGTAAGGAATGGGTTTGCCTGCAAAGAAAAAGGTTTGGTTCCCTTCAATATTGACGGCTACTTTCGGTGGCTCGTTACCGGCAATGATTTTGAGAGATTGACTGTTACTCGCGCCTTTCGAATCTGTGACTACCAGATTTGCCGTATAAATTCCAGGTTTGTCAAAGCTTGCAGTCGCATGCTCGGTAGTGTAGGTCTTTATCGTGCCACCCGGGCCCATTATTTTCCAGCTGTATTTCAATGGATCTCCGTCAAAATCCCTCGTTCCTTCGGCAGATAATTTGGCCTGGAAGGGCACGGTACCTCCCTTTTTATCCACCGATACCTGCACGACCGGCTTCCTGTTACCGCCATTGTATTCAATCCGGATCAGCCGGGAGTTGTCGCTCTTTTTAAACCAGTTACTGCCATATTCCAACACATACAGATCCCCGTTTGGCCCGAATTTGATATCGATCGGCTGCACCGGGTGATAGTTGGGCGCAACGCGTTCCATCGACAGATAGTCGCCTTTTGAATCCATAGAAATGGCCATAATCCAGCCGCGGGAGAAATCTGCGGCAATCCATTTACCCTCATAATAAGCTGGCCACGGTCGCTTTGGTGCTTTGAAGTCGGCCCGGTGATAAATCGGTCCGCCAGTAGCGCTGCGGGATCCCGAGCCTACCATCGGAAATTTTTCCGAAATCCCGTAAGGATAATAAATGAAGCTCGGCGCGGTCGGAAGTAGTTCCTGCAAACCGGTGTTATTGGGCGAGGTATTGATGAGATTTTTAGGGTCTTTCCGGGCTAGCGGCTTATTGGCCGCATAGTCGTAAACCGGGAATGCCTGATCATTTCCTACAAACCACGGCCATCCGAAGTTTCCGGGCTTGCGGGCCTGGTTCAGTTCGTCATAACCCATCGGGCCGATCTCTGAATCTTCGGCTGCATCCGGGCCTACTTCACCCCAGTACAAATAGCCTGTTTTGCTGTCAACAGAAATGCGCCAGGGGTTTCTGTGGCCCATGGAATAGATCTCCGGCCTCGTTTTTGCGGTTCCTTTCGGGTAAAGATTTCCTTCCGGAATGGTGTAGGTGCCGTCTGGCTCAGGATGGATTTTGAGGATTTTACCACGAAGATCGTTGGTATTGCCCGCGTGCCCCTGGTCATCCCAGCTGGCCCTGCCGGGGCGCTCGTCGGTCTGGGCCGCTTTCTGGTTTCCGGTATTGTTACCGACTGTCAGATAAAGGTTTCCTGCTTTGTCCCAGGTCATTCCGCCGCCGGTGTGGCAGCATACTTCGCGCTGGGTTTCTACCTCGAGTAACACTTTCTTGGAACGCTCTGCAAGCTGTTCATCTTTGATCTCCCAACGCGCAAGAATATGCTTTTTCTCGGTAGGATGGGCGTAGTAGAGGTAAATCCAGTGGTTTTTTGCATAATTAGGGTCCAATGTCAGCCCCATCAATCCTTCTTCCGCCTCGCGGCTAACACCCTCTGCGCTGGTATATTTGGTATTCACCGGTATGGTCGCGATCAGGTCGGTAGACTTGGTTGCCGGGTTATATCTTTTCAGTGCCCCTTTTCGCTCCGCAATAAACACGGAACCGTCCGGAAGTACTTCGAAAACCATCGGTTCGTCGAGATTATCCGAAACTACAATAGGAGTAAAGCGGCTGTCGTCGGGTTTTGTAGGTTGGTCTCGCTGCGTAAATGCTGCCATTCCAAGCAGGGCTATTACTTTACAGGTATTCTTAAAAAGCCGTGTTGAGCCGGCATGGAACAAGGAAAGTTTTGTCATATTTCAGTAAAAAAGAGTATACTGGAAATATAGCAATATTTCGATAAAAAACTGGCGTCAACCTATTTCCCCATCCAATACTTAAAGTCACCCACTTTCTCGCGGCTTACCAGGGCTTCCTTGTTATGCCCGGGCCTTAGTGTGAGCGCTAGCCGGTTACCGAAATAAGGGTCGATTTTCTCCACTGCCTTGTGACTCACCATCATACTTCTGTTGATTCTGAAAAACCGCGATGGGTCAAGCGCTTCGGCAAGTTCGTCGAGCGTGTAATCTACGAGCATTTTCTGGTTGGTATCAGTCATGAAAAAGCTGTAACGGTCGTCGGTAAAGAAGTAGGCGATTTCGCTTACCTCGATCGAAAGCATCTTTTGGCCCTGTTTTACCAAAAACCGCTGCCTGTACTCCACTGCAGATGTCTGGCGGAAATCTTCCAGTAGCTTTTTGATTCCTGCCAGCGGGTCTACCTCAGGCTGGGTCCTCATTTTTTCGAATTTTTGGAGGCTTCTCTGCAAATCCTCGCGATGCACCGGTTTGAGCAGATAATCAATGCTGTTGAGCCTGAATGCCTGCAAAGCATATTCATCGTAAGAGGTCGTGAAGATAATCGTGCTGGTTACCTCTGTTTGATTGAATATTTCAAAGCTTTGACCATCAGATAGTTCTATATCCAAAAAAATCAGATCCGGGTCGGGTTTTTTTGCCTCCCGGTTAGTTTGGAGCCACTCAACGGTTTCCTGAATGCTGTCCGTAACCCCCGAGATCAAAAGGTGGGGGGCTGTTTCGGTGAGCAATTTTCTGAGCCTTCTTACGGACAGATCTTCGTCTTCTACTATTAATGCGTTCATTGATGTCTTTCAGGATATTAATGGCAATGTTACTGTAAAAAATTCATGGTTGCTGTCAATCACGGGTTCGGACAATTCCGGCTTATATGCATGGAGCAGGCGGTATTTGGTCATGATATTAACCAGTCCCACCCGCGTGGATTCGAAATTTTCTGTACCTGCGGTGATTGTTTTTTTCTGCAGATTATTCCGGACCATCAGTTGCCCTTCCTGGGTACTCAGGATAAAAATGGTCAGCGGCTTGCTTGCCCGGATTACATTATGCTTTACCGCATTTTCAACCAGCAACTGAAGGGTCATAGGAGGGATCCGGTGCTGGAGATAGCCGGCTTCGACATGAATGTAGAGCTTCATCCCTTCGCCGTACCTTGTTTTGAGGAGGTGCCCGTAGGATTCAATAAAAGAAAGCTCGCGTTGAAGCGTAGTGAGCTGCCCGAACGCATCGTCATCGCGTGATGCGTGGTTCGTTTGCAGCAGGTACCTGTACACCCGTGCCATCTCGTCTACAAACTCCTCCGCTTTCTCAGGGTCTTCGGCTATCAGTGTGGAAAGGGAGTTCAGTGTATTGAAAAGGAAATGCGGGCTGATCTGCGCTTTCAAACCTTCCAGCTGGCCGCTGACATTCTCCTTTATCAATCTCTCTTTATTTACTTCCTGCTGCTTCCAGTGACTGAGTGCGTAAAAAGACTCCTGGATTCCGATCACCAGAATGATCGCACCCAGGTTAAAGAAATAAACGACGAATACCGTGCTGATTGTGAGCGTTGAGCCGAATAGCCGGTATTTGAGGTAAATCGTCGCGACAATGGCGAGGAAAATCGCCGAAAATATTGCATGGCTGCCTATGGAGGCAAATAACCTTTTCACAGTATGGTCAAGCCCTGCATAATTTTTTGCAATGCGCGCCTGCACTTTCGACTGGATCGAGAAAGTCACCGTGAGAATGGCAAGATTGACCAGTGTGGCGCCGGTGAAAGTTTTCCAGTCGGCAAAAACGCCGGGGCCGATCATAAGATAATTGAAAAATAGCAGGAACACCGGCATGGTCAGCGCGTATGACCAGCGGCTCGACAAGCTGAATGCTTCTGCGAATTTTTCAAAAACTGATTTTTTCATGGTTGCCTGGCCAGCGTGTGACCGGGAAAAATCTAAATTTTATTTAACTCAAAAATAAGGTAAAGCCAAAGGACAATCAGATAAGACTTGCATCAATTGTTATTTTGAATGCATGAATTGTATTTGCGGCATTCAGGCATTGGCACGCGACGGCGCAGTCAGCAGCGGAAGAGAGACGGTGAAATGGTTTTCACTCTGCTCCATGCTGATCTGACGGTCGCTAACCGGCGCATATTTTGCTTTAAGCTCGGCAAATCCTGCCAGGCTGGTACCCATCGGACGAATTTTGGCCTGCACATTATTGCGCACACTGATCCTGTGACGCAGCACACTGATTTCAACAATAAGCGGTTTGGTTACTGACATGCTGTTGTGCCTGATTGCATTGTCGATCAGAATCTGCAGGGACAGCGGTGGTATGTGCAGATCGGCAGGAAGTTCGTCGGGTAGTAAAATAGACAGGCTTTGGCCATACCTGACGTCGAGCAGGCTACGGTAGGTTTTCATAAATCCGATCTCGGCATGGAGCGTTACCAGTTCTACTTTCGCTGCCTGCAAGGAATACCGGTATATTTTTGCCAGATCTTCCACGAAGTTCTCCGCTTTTTCCTGGTCTTCACCGATCAGTGATGATAATGTGTTAAGGCTGTTAAAAAGAAAATGAGGATTAACCTGTCCTTTCAAAGCATCAAACTGATGCTGTAATGCCAGACGTTCAAGCTTTTCACTTTCCGCCTGGTTTTTTTTCCATTGATCCAATGAATAAAAAAGCCCAAGCATTGCTACCAGGAACACATCAAAAAAAGCACCCAATGCCATGATCGGCCAGATGTTTTCCCAGGTAAATGCAACATGCAGGCCGGGCGTAATACTGTAAATCCACACATCTAAAACGGCCAGCAGCATTGTGATGCTGCCAACAATGAGTAACATCATAGTTAGCCGCCGGACAGTTTGATCAAATTGCGGGTAGCGCCTGATTATCCAGCGTACTGCGACAGTTAGTGTAATGATAGACAACCAGTAGAGGAGAAAAACGATTATTGTTGCAATAAAAAAAGTATTTGTGTCGATGAAATAAGAAGGGCCGATAAAATAGTAATTGCCTACCGCGAAAAGTACGGGCATCATGGTCAAATGGTACCACCATTCATATTTGGAAAAAAACTGCGGTTTCATGAAGTTCAGGTCGGGATTACGGAGATTTATTCAAAAATAAGAAACGGGAATAAATTACGCGGCACCCTGGAAAGTAAATCTGCTATTAATAATAATTACATTCATATATGGGCAGTCAAAGTGCAGGAATTCTGATGTACCGGAAAGCGCAGGAAGTGGAGGTATTGCTGGTCCATCCGGGCGGGCCGTTTTTTGCAAAAAAAGATTTGGGCAGCTGGTCTATTCCAAAAGGCGAATATGCGCCTGGGGAAGACCCGCTGACGGTTGCAAAAAGGGAGTTTCTGGAAGAAACGGGAAGCGAAATTACAGGAGATTTTATAGCATTGACCGCTATCAGGCAAAAGGGTGGAAAGGAAGTAAAGGCATGGGCCGTTGAAGGAAATATAGATGCACATCGTATTTTCAGCAATACCTTTGAAATAGAATGGCCGCCACGTTCGGGACGGCAACAAACTTTTCCCGAAGTAGATAAGGCGGGCTGGTTTTCACTTGAGGCGGCAAGGCAAAAAATGAATGAGAAGCAGGCCGCGTTCCTGGATGAGCTGGAATTGTTGCTGCAATAACCGGTAAAATGCGACAAGTAGAAACTTGAATTTTTCAACAGACGCAAGAATTAGAACTAGGCTCATTATTTGGAAGAAATAGAGTCTGCATTACTATTTGGCACCTGAATGTTTTCAAATTTTTATTGAAAAAGCAGTTACAAATCCGCCCGATTTTAACAGAACCGAAAAAAAATTGCGCTCATTTTACGGTAATTACTGATTGAAAATTCGTTATATTTTAATCTAATTCATGATTTTAAATTCATTACTCTCCTTTATTTAATATAAATATTGGTAAAGATTTTGATAAGAGCATATCCTTTCTATTTTTGCAGGTATACAATCAATAAGTAACCCATAAAAAATCAGAAATGAAAGCAAACACTATCAAGTTCTTTTCTCCGGAAGAGAATGTTCCTGTGACAAAAAAGGCGAAGGCGCAGAGTAAACCAACCGGCTATATTTCCGGCACCGGTAAGTTGGTGCTTCCTCCCAAAACATTGGAAGAGCTGGACATTGATCCGCTGGCAACGCGTTTTAGAATTGGAACTCAGGAAGGAAAGAGGACTTTGAAATATCTTTATTTGATTCCAAGCGCGGACGCAGAAGGTACTTTTGCAATGACCAAAAGCGGTCGCGGATTTTCGATTCCACTGGACGTAATTTTGAAGAAAGGCGGAGTGGATTTCGAAAAAACCAAATACACATTTGAGATTACCCTATTTAATTATCAGGAAGGGGTTGTAGGTTACGAGCTGGCAATTGCAAGCTCAGAACCGAAACCGGAATATACCGGCAAGCCGAGGGGCAGGAAACCAAAGAAAGACCTGATTGAAGGATAAGCATAAGGAGTTTCGGTAACGAAACTCCTTTTTTGTTTTGATCAGTTTTACCCATTTACAATGCACATGAATTTGAAAATTACCCTGTTTGTATTGCTGACAGGGGCTTCCTGTTCTGCCTTCGCACAATCGTCTCAATCAAAATCAATGGCCCGTCACTCCGATCAAGCGGAGCTGCGGCAAAATGCATACAGCCAGCTACCGCTCGGTGCGATCAAGCCTGCCGGTTGGTTGCGCGAAATGCTGATAAGGCAAAAAAATGGCGCCACAGGCAGTCTTGACAAGCTTTATCCGCTGGTAATGAATGAAAGAAACGGCTGGCTGGGCGGCGACGGAGATCAATGGGAGCGGGGGCCTTACTGGATCGACGGACTGTTGCCGCTCGCTTATATTTTGCAGGATTCCGGGCTGATCGCCAAGGCGAAACCCTGGGTGGAGTGGGCGATCAACAGTCAGCAGCCCGACGGATATTTCGGGCCCTTAAAAGATTATCCCGGCGAGCGCGGATTGCAGCGGGATAACAGTCGCGACTGGTGGCCGAAAATGGTGATGCTCAAAATTTTAAAGCAGTATTACAGCGCCACGGGCGATCAGCGGGTGATCAGCGTACTGACCAATTATTTCAGGTATCAGCTGAAAGAGCTCCCCAAAACTCCCCTCGATCACTGGACGTACTGGGCCAAATTCCGCGCCGGGGATAACCTGATGGTAGTCTACTGGCTTTACCGCATAACAGGAGACGCGTTCCTGCTTGAACTGGGCGACCTGCTGCACAAGCAAACTTTTGATTATTCAAATGCATTCCTGAATACCGATATGCTGTCGAGGCAAGGCAGTATCCATTGTGTGAATCTTGCGCAGGGAATTAAGGAACCTTTGATTTATTACCAGCACCATCCCGAGAAGCGGTTTGTAGATGCAGTAAAGAAGGGTTTCAGAGATCTGGATAAATACAACGGCATGGCCCACGGGCTTTACGGAGGTGACGAGGCCTTGCATGGAAATAATCCAACGCAGGGCTCAGAGTTATGCAGCGCCGTAGAAATGATGTTTTCACTCGAAAGTATGCTGGAAATCACCGGTGAGACGGAATTTGCCGACAGGCTCGAAAAGATTGCATTTAATGCATTACCGGCCCAAACGACGGATAACTATATGGAGCGGCAGTATTTTCAGCAGGCCAATCAGGTTATGGCAACGCGTCATGTCAGAAATTTTGCTGATAATCACGGCGGTACGGATGTTTGTTACGGCTTGCTTTCAGGTTATCCCTGCTGCACTTCCAATATGCACCAGGGCTGGCCGAAGTTTACACAAAACCTCTGGTATACCACAGCCGACAAGGGTCTCGCTGCATTGGTATACTCGCCCAGCGAGGTTACTGCTCTTGTAGCGGGAGATAAAAAAGTAACTTTAAAAGAGGAAACCAATTATCCTTTTGACGAATCGATCAGGTTTACGTTAAGTATGGATGACAAAAAGAACACCGTTATTTTTCCCCTGCATTTACGTATTCCATCCTGGTGCAGACAGGGAATTGTTAAAATAAACGGTAAGGAATTTCAGAAAGCGGATAGTGCGGCGATTGTAAAAATCAACCGCAACTGGAAATCGGGTGATGTGGTAGAGTTGACTTTGCCGATGCATATCTATCAAAACAAATGGCACGAAAACTCCATATCTGTCGAGCGGGGGCCGCTTACTTATGCACTCAAAATCGGTCAGGAAATGAAAAGGATCGAAAATAAAAAAGATCCTGTTGAATATGGCAGCTATTATTATGAAGTAAGACCTACTACTCCTTGGAATTACAGCCTGTTTCAAATCGCTGCCGATAAGATGGATCTGCATTTTCAGTTTGAAAAGAAATCGGCTACAACAAATTATCCCTGGAACCTGGAAAACGCACCGGTCATGATAAAAACGAAGGCTAGACGGATTCCGTCATGGGGCCTGTACAATGAAACGGCAGGCCAGGTACCATACAGTATGATTTACAATATGGAAGTATCAAAAGAGGAAGAAGAGGTGGTTTTAGTACCTTATGGTTGCACAAAACTCCGCATTTCGCAGTTTCCTGTCGTAGGAAGGAAGTGAATTTGAATTTGGCATAATTCTTATAGCTAGCATGCGCAATTACCATTTACTTCATCACCATGCTAACTGAATTATCCGAACCTACTATTACGCTGACAGCAACAGAGCAGGTTAACCTAAGTGTAAACGGAGCCCCAAAACAACTG
This Dyadobacter sp. UC 10 DNA region includes the following protein-coding sequences:
- a CDS encoding sensor histidine kinase; this translates as MKPQFFSKYEWWYHLTMMPVLFAVGNYYFIGPSYFIDTNTFFIATIIVFLLYWLSIITLTVAVRWIIRRYPQFDQTVRRLTMMLLIVGSITMLLAVLDVWIYSITPGLHVAFTWENIWPIMALGAFFDVFLVAMLGLFYSLDQWKKNQAESEKLERLALQHQFDALKGQVNPHFLFNSLNTLSSLIGEDQEKAENFVEDLAKIYRYSLQAAKVELVTLHAEIGFMKTYRSLLDVRYGQSLSILLPDELPADLHIPPLSLQILIDNAIRHNSMSVTKPLIVEISVLRHRISVRNNVQAKIRPMGTSLAGFAELKAKYAPVSDRQISMEQSENHFTVSLPLLTAPSRANA
- a CDS encoding NUDIX domain-containing protein, with amino-acid sequence MGSQSAGILMYRKAQEVEVLLVHPGGPFFAKKDLGSWSIPKGEYAPGEDPLTVAKREFLEETGSEITGDFIALTAIRQKGGKEVKAWAVEGNIDAHRIFSNTFEIEWPPRSGRQQTFPEVDKAGWFSLEAARQKMNEKQAAFLDELELLLQ
- a CDS encoding beta-L-arabinofuranosidase domain-containing protein; translated protein: MNLKITLFVLLTGASCSAFAQSSQSKSMARHSDQAELRQNAYSQLPLGAIKPAGWLREMLIRQKNGATGSLDKLYPLVMNERNGWLGGDGDQWERGPYWIDGLLPLAYILQDSGLIAKAKPWVEWAINSQQPDGYFGPLKDYPGERGLQRDNSRDWWPKMVMLKILKQYYSATGDQRVISVLTNYFRYQLKELPKTPLDHWTYWAKFRAGDNLMVVYWLYRITGDAFLLELGDLLHKQTFDYSNAFLNTDMLSRQGSIHCVNLAQGIKEPLIYYQHHPEKRFVDAVKKGFRDLDKYNGMAHGLYGGDEALHGNNPTQGSELCSAVEMMFSLESMLEITGETEFADRLEKIAFNALPAQTTDNYMERQYFQQANQVMATRHVRNFADNHGGTDVCYGLLSGYPCCTSNMHQGWPKFTQNLWYTTADKGLAALVYSPSEVTALVAGDKKVTLKEETNYPFDESIRFTLSMDDKKNTVIFPLHLRIPSWCRQGIVKINGKEFQKADSAAIVKINRNWKSGDVVELTLPMHIYQNKWHENSISVERGPLTYALKIGQEMKRIENKKDPVEYGSYYYEVRPTTPWNYSLFQIAADKMDLHFQFEKKSATTNYPWNLENAPVMIKTKARRIPSWGLYNETAGQVPYSMIYNMEVSKEEEEVVLVPYGCTKLRISQFPVVGRK